One window of Gloeothece citriformis PCC 7424 genomic DNA carries:
- a CDS encoding metal-sensing transcriptional repressor has product MLEQNKTLNQPSAKKSHQGTHSHPHDSTGTPHAHVHTEASLRQIINRLSRIEGHIRGIKTMVQESRPCPEVLVQIAAVRGAIDRVARIILDEHLSECIARAAEEGNIDEEIEQLKAALDRFLP; this is encoded by the coding sequence ATCCTAGAGCAAAACAAAACCTTAAATCAACCATCAGCAAAGAAATCCCATCAGGGAACTCACTCCCATCCCCATGACTCGACGGGAACACCTCATGCTCATGTTCACACTGAAGCCTCTTTGCGTCAAATTATCAATCGACTCTCTCGCATCGAAGGCCACATCCGAGGGATAAAAACGATGGTACAGGAAAGCCGTCCCTGTCCTGAAGTCTTGGTTCAAATTGCCGCAGTCAGGGGAGCAATTGACCGGGTAGCGCGTATAATTTTAGATGAACATTTAAGCGAATGTATTGCCCGTGCGGCTGAAGAAGGCAATATTGATGAAGAAATTGAACAACTTAAAGCAGCCCTCGATCGCTTTCTTCCCTAA